The following are encoded in a window of Acropora muricata isolate sample 2 chromosome 6, ASM3666990v1, whole genome shotgun sequence genomic DNA:
- the LOC136919012 gene encoding UBA-like domain-containing protein 2: MDALKEQAMINQFVMAAGCAREQAKQLLQAAHWQFETALSLFFQEAAIPSHSQHNALVTPANTPATPPNFPDALLAFSKLQASDSSSKPQPLNASHQPVR, from the exons atggaCGCCTTAAAAGAACAAGCCATGATAAATCAGTTTGTCATGGCGGCTGGGTGTGCCAGAGAGCAAGCTAAACAACTCTTACAAGCCGCACATTGGCAGTTCGAG ACTGCTTTGAGTTTGTTTTTCCAAGAAGCAGCGATTCCTTCACATTCGCAACACAACGCG CTTGTAACGCCAGCAAATACACCCGCTACTCCACCGAACTTCCCAGACGCCTTGCTTGCCTTTTCGAAACTTCAAGCTTCGGATAGTAGCTCCAAGCCACAGCCTTTGAACGCCAGTCACCAACCCGTGAGATGA
- the LOC136919649 gene encoding uncharacterized protein, protein MPAKRKKPKILFRVFSSHNYSRVASRFPFLKGPQIKAKLLQAWRNELDSKNQTMDPEHVPVYASREIPGQAERKIEARSRGINTGCEENRANLSPLRTYSEATYRRKRRLQDSQTSISQSPQSSQTSTAASEGNSPSKIGAKSEIIDLLEEISAEQLLIEPDEMCSAEDLDSLNHEPWLVEQSQNVQENENTVNTVSEMFQWRTADPGTQLSPNRNEEMDGNRRQSRFLISSDCEGDSNFMSLFDEKDVFL, encoded by the exons ATgcctgcaaaaagaaaaaagccaaaaattcTCTTTAGGGTCTTCTCAAGCCATAATTATTCAAGGGTTGCGAGCAGGTTTCCATTCCTGAAAGGACCACAAATTAAAGCGAAGCTACTTCAGGCGTGGAGAAATGAGTTGGAcagtaaaaatcaaacaatgGACCCAGAACACGTTCCAGTTTATGCAAGCCGAGAAATACCTGGACAAG CTGAGAGGAAAATAGAAGCTAGAAGTAGAGGAATCAACACAGGGTGTGAAGAAAACAGAGCCAATTTGTCACCGCTTAGAACTTACTCGGAGGCAACTTATCGCCGCAAGCGAAGGCTACAGGACAGCCAAACAAGCATATCTCAGTCACCCCAGTCGAGCCAAACCTCGACTGCAGCCTCAGAGGGCAATTCACCCAGCAAAATAGGGGCAAAAAGCGAGATAATAGATTTGCTAGAAGAAATAAGTGCAGAACAGCTTTTGATAGAGCCAGATGAGATGTGTTCTGCAGAAGACCTTGATTCCTTAAATCACGAACCTTGGCTAGTGGAACAAAGTCAGAACGTCCAAGAAAATGAG AATACGGTCAACACTGTTTCGGAAATGTTCCAATGGAGAACAGCGGATCCGGGAACACAGCTTTCGCCAAACAGGAACGAAGAGATGGATGGAAACAGACGCCAATCACG ATTCTTGATCAGCAGCGATTGTGAAGGAGACAGCAATTTCATGAGTTTGTTCGATGAAAAAGacgttttcctttaa
- the LOC136919650 gene encoding exocyst complex component 7-like, which yields MDDISVRKRQLDNKLAQEKNILAFLKDGLEKTDQITGNMLEILSKIEVRIHKLEDTIVPVHRETDDLQRRQANIDKSLAGLDHVISYHHVYANVEHVIRDTPTDQLDTYIKNLERVLDAIEFFNQNNPSCMELSNLTSLRDYGRDSLEKEFRQMLNRHSKALPVETILALSESDENQKEPLKFEHLSEKVLEDLCTITRWLNGPGKDDSIDFMSVYAQIRSNALSRSLQGLKDSFYMKGKSTPGGMNTPARKGTAKRREVRRVPSKSEHGYSRRGSTMPSESGVTKEEDEEIDGANYIVFCKALLRLIQSERELMKSIIPEQSQSSIFDKLIQAAMEIFISDGEAIINILKHHFNKHNYSAVQQVFPILKAFIAIQPDFYVTLQETYHRTQIQFPNLIHSMEATAAKALDDFSEGIKHGPDKHSNMPSDGTVHELTRNTLIFMEQLLPYVETVGSMLVTLQEDQSGNFFTRESELFTKVVADYVQRVLGALGLNLELKARVYETPTLSSLFLLNNYNYVIKALQRSGLLALLQEGGNAEVQKQYQTLIADHKSTYQKCWGKLLNFLLEMDKPMSGNKAVDQQTKLKDKQRQLIKDRFKGFNTELDELHQIQKTYAVPDTQLRDQLRNENVRLILPLYSSFREKYRNLPFTKNPEKYIKYTVEEVEVKLKSFFDVSA from the exons ATGGATGACATATCTGTTAGGAAGCGACAACTAGACAATAAACTTGCTCAG GAGAAAAATATCTTAGCATTTCTGAAAGATGGCTTAGAAAAAACAGATCAAATTACTGGAAACATG CTGGAAATCTTATCAAAGATTGAAGTGCGTATACACAAGCTAGAGGATACCATTGTTCCTGTGCACAGAGAAACCGATGATTTACAAAGAAGACAAGCTA ATATTGACAAATCCTTGGCAGGATTGGATCATGTTATTAGCTATCATCATGTTTATGCCAATGTTGAACATGTTATCAGAGACAC TCCAACTGATCAACTGGATACATATATAAAGAACTTAGAGAGAGTGTTAGATGCTATTGaattttttaatcaaaacaaTCCCAGCTGCATGGAGCTGTCTAACCTG ACTTCTCTACGTGACTATGGGCGTGATTCACTGGAAAAAGAATTTCGTCAGATGTTGAACAGACATAGCAAGGCTCTCCCTGTAGAAACAATTTTGGCACTGAGTGAAAGTGATG AAAACCAAAAGGAACCCTTGaaatttgaacatttgtcaG AAAAAGTTTTGGAAGACTTATGCACCATAACACGTTGGTTAAATGGACCTGGAAAGGACGATTCCATTG ATTTTATGAGTGTGTATGCACAAATCCGATCCAATGCTCTTTCCAGATCTCTACAAGG gcTGAAAGAT tctttttacATGAAAGGGAAATCTACTCCAG GTGGTATGAATACACCTGCCAGAAAGGGAACAGCTAAGAGGAGAGA GGTGCGTCGGGTCCCCTCCAAGTCCGAACATG GCTATTCGCGCCGGGGTTCAACCATGCCATCAGAGAGTGGAGTGACTAAAGAGGAGGATGA GGAAATAGATGGTGCAAATTACATAGTGTTTTGTAAAGCCCTTCTTCGGCTCATACAG AGTGAACGTGAATTGATGAAGAGCATCATTCCAGAGCAAAGCCAGAGTTCTATTTTTGACAAGCTCATTCAAGCAGCCATGGAAATATTTATTTCCGATGGAGAG GCCATTATAAATATTCTCAAGCACCATTTTAACAAGCATAACTACTCAGCTGTTCAGCAAGTTTTTCCCATTCTTAAGGCCTTCATTGCTATTCAACCTGATTTCTATGTTACACTGCAG GAGACATATCATAGAACTCAAATACAGTTTCCCAACCTCATTCATTCAATGGAAGCCACC GCTGCAAAAGCTCTTGATGATTTTTCTGAGGGTATCAAG CATGGCCCAGACAAGCATTCTAACATGCCTAGCGATGGTACAGTGCATGAGCTCACTAGAAAT ACTCTTATCTTTATGGAGCAGTTACTGCCTTATGTGGAAACAGTTGGAAGCATGTTAGTAACTTTGCAAG AAGACCAAAGTGGAAACTTCTTTACTCGAGAATCAGAGCTCTTTACAAAAGTCGTCGCTGATTACGTTC AACGAGTTCTCGGAGCCTTAGGGCTGAATCTTGAACTCAAGGCAAGAGTTTATGAGACACCAACATTGTCTTCTCTATTCCTGCTCAATAACTACAATTATGTAATCAAGGCGCTTCAACG GTCGGGTCTTCTTGCTCTTCTTCAAGAAGGAGGGAACGCAGAAGTTCAAAAACAGTATCAGACATTGATTGCAGATCACAAGAGCACTTATCAAAAATG TTGGGGCAAATTGCTTAACTTCTTGCTCGAAATGGACAAACCGATGTCCGGCAATAAAGCAGTGGACCAGCAAACAAAG CTGAAAGACAAACAGAGACAACTTATTAAAGACAGATTCAAA GGCTTCAACACAGAACTTGATGAGCTGCACCAGATACAGAAAACATACGCAGTACCGGATACGCAACTGAGGGATCAGCTCAGAAACGAAAATGTCCGTTTGATTTTACCTTTGTACTCGTCCTTTAGAGAAAA gTATCGGAATTTACCATTCACCAAAAACCCGGAAAAGTACATCAAGTACACTGTGGAGGAGGTTGAAGTGAAGCTCAAGTCATTCTTTGATGTGTCTGCGTGA